The genome window TACTGTGGTGGagacagaaatctcagagacagGTATCTAAAACCCTTGACAAATGAAACCTCAACTATCTGCATGCATAGATACAACTAAATTACGAAATTAGAAAAATAGTTTTTTATCGgaattagttttgtttttgtttttttggtggtGAACTGAATCTTTAACGTGTAGCATTTCAAAATTATTCTATCAGAATCACATTGACTGTGATATGTAGCTTACCCACTGTATCATgctgtacatacacacagagctACGGTAAACAAGGAAGGCCATCATTTGGAATTACACTGTGCCGcactgtggtattgttactgcaggtgtgaaacagaaaaacaacacatttcccTTACAACTAGCTGTTTTGTGTtggaaaggctttttttttttttttctcagaagcTCTATTTATTCTCTGAGACTAGAACTACCATAGAGCGTAGCGGTTACTACACCTCTCAGCAACAGGTAGGTTTGTTTAGGGTAACTGTATAAATGTCTCCAACATTTGTGTAATTTGCTCATTTATTGTAGATGCTGCATGAATCATCATCACCTTGATTTTGTTTCCAAAATTATCTGCTGATTatgaacacacatttacacaataCAACTCTAATAAAATAAACCTAAATACCATGAAAATTAAGTATCTCAAATGCTGAATCGTGTGTTATTTTCTCTACATAAGTCATATTCAATTGACAGAGTCCTTTGATATAGGATGTGCCGGTCCAAATGGTCATATGTGCTATTGTGATTCTTCAACTAATGCAGTCCCACTGGTCTGTGCGGTTTGCGGCTTTGCCATTTTGTAATAAGGAGCATGCGTACAGCTatagaatatttatttttttcaattaatatTATCTCATTTGCCTTTATTGTTCACACAATATTCCAacatttcaatttattttaGTATAAATAATGTCCACAGCTAAAAAAACAGTCCTGTATtcaatgacagaaaagaaattTGAATTTTTAAGTGTGCACAAACCACACCTTTTCTAATAATTGTTGCTTGACAATAGCGAAATAAAAAATTTGCTATTGTCCCATAttacttttttaaaattattttgtttttctatgaAGCTTACATTTCTAAATTGTATATATACTTGTTCTACTTTCCCCTTATTCACACACTTTTTCAAAATCTATGTTATCTTTATTGCTCTGCACTTTATTTGTATCAAGTGTAATTTCATACAATCTAATCCATTAAAATCTTATGTTTGCATTCTAGCCCTGAGTAAGCTGAAGGTGCATCACATGTACCAGAGTAGCCAGGTGGAGATTGTGCACTCGAACGTGGTGTTTGATATCTGCAGCCTGATGCTGTACGGCACCCAAGCCATCCCCATACGCCTCAAGATCCTCCTGGACCgccttttctctgtcctcaaGCAGGAGGAGGTTATTCAGATCCTCAACGCACTTGACTGGACGCTGCAGGACTACATCCGAGGATATGTGCTTCAGGTAAGCAGTGGGGAAAaagtgcgtctgtgtgtgtgcgtttaggACTACAAATGATCAGGCCACTGTGACTACTGTTAGTTTCTGAAAGCCAGTACAGAACTAGTTGCTAATTTAAAGAAGTAGTTAACCATTTGGGcaaatatgtttatttgctttcttcctGAGAGTTGAAATGACAAGAGCAATATCGATCTGTGTGCTAAGTATTGAGCTGGAGTCACAACATGGTTAGCCTGGCTTAATATAAAGTCAGAAAGCAAGCGGAAATAGCTCATTTGGCACCCATGAATACCTCTAAAGCTATGTGTTAGAACTATTTTTCAGAAAACAGCACCCATGTACAGTTTGGGTATTTGACAACTGTTGGTATAAAGAAGTGCTGGGAGCCAGGGACACTGCTCATCAAGAAATTGAACTTAACTCCCCTGAAAATCACTGATGTAACAcaatttcatgtttctgttcatgAATGAATTTAGGATCACGCAGAGCAGCTTTGGAAGTTTTGATAGGTCTGTGGATATAGTCAGGTTAGCTGTTTCTCTGCCtccggtctttatgctaagctatcTTAACATATACTAACACTAGCTCTGTACTTAACACACGGAAATAAGATTAATATAAATCTTCTCATTTCAATCCTGTGAGGAAATCAAACTATGTCCCAAATGTTGCACTCTTactttaaatattaaaacaatTTCAACATGGTGAttagtgttgttctttttataGGGTAGGAAACCCCTAAAACTTACAATATGAGTGAGCGAGAGTATAtgaagggagagacagaaggaatttcagaggaagatgagggaggagaaaggagaagaggggTCGGGAAAGCATGGCTAAACAGAGTAGGGATGTAATGTAGCAACCAAGGCCATGAACTGTCTTGGTATCCTGCGTATGTGTCCTGCTTGTTGCCGTGGTACCACCAGCTCAGGGAGGTCTCCAAACTGTGCCGGGTAGATTTGTAAATATTGTCTTTTGCTTCAGATTTCCTCTTAAGCTGAAGCCAAACTGGCCGAGGCCAGGGCTGCAGGTACTATGTCAGAGCAAGCTCTCATTTTGATTAGTACATCATCAAGTATTCAAGCTGGGCTGCGTTTAATTCATGTTAGCTCATCTAATGGCGAACGTAGAGTCAGAATCCTCGACAGGCACCCAATGAATGCTCTGTGATGAAATATTAATCACGGTTACGGAATGAAGCCTCTCCTCACTTTCAAAGACGCCCAAACTCACTTGTGATTACTGCTGGGCTAAGGGAGAGAGGACCCTCTTGATTAATGTGAGCCGCCTTCTGATCACCCCTCCCTTCCTTGTGTGTCCATatatatgtgtgcatatgggTGTACATGTCTGCTAGTTTGCttgtatgatgtgtgtgtgtgtgtgtgtgtgtgtgtgtgtgtgttttctgtctgcttttgcTGATGCAGAGCGAGTAAATCCACATGATttaaatgaagagaaatgacCTGCAAGatgaaacactgtgtgtctATGTAATGAGGGTTCTCAGGGTTCTGTGCTGCCCACTCGTATTAACACTTCATCTGATTCCTTTATTTAGCTGCCCTGCCAGTCTGCTTTATAGGGTGTGTCATCTAACCCACTCTGTGAATATGTATGAGCAACCCAACACACACTTATAATGCTAATGATGAAACCGCTCTCTCTCtatcctctttttttccactatctctctccttctcaatCCATGTCATACCCTtgccctctcccctctcctgtATCGTGTTGCTGCCTTTTTCTTCCTGACCTGTGTGTAGGATGTAGCGGGGAAGGTGCTGGACCGGTGGGCCATCATGACATTCGAGGAGGAGATTGCCACGCTGCAGCAGTTCCTGCGTTTTGGCGAGACCAAGTCCATAGTGGAGCTGATGGCTCTGCAGGACAAGGAGGGTCAGGCAGTATTGGTTCCCAGTACACGCACCAACTCAGATATCCGCACTTTTATTGAGCGCAACACCCCACGCACTGCTGCCAACCTCTCCACATCCAAAGTTGATAAGCTGAGTGGCAACAGCATGCACCACTTTGAGAACTTTATCAACAGCATGGCCTTCATGCTGCCATTCCAGTTGTTAGGCTCTGTTCCCGCACCATTTCTGGGCTCACCAACAGGGgcactgcagcaacaacaccAGCAACACCAGCAGCCATGCCATGGAtcagtggagcagcagagtcagagaCGAGATGATCAAGGGCAGGACAGTCTAGGGAGGGACAACCCTATCTCTATTTCACACCCTCCAGATAGCAGCCTGCTAGGTTCAAGCTCTGTCTTATTCACTGCTGATCTAGACCGAAGTGGAGACAAGCCAATGGACTGCCTCTCTACCACAACAAAGATTGAGGCAGAGGAATTCTCCACTAGTGACAACTACTCAGATGGACCCTCCACACCATGCACACCCTCCATGAGCTCTGATGTAACACAGATGTCACCTGAGAGCAAGTTGCGCTCTCTGGACAGGAACGGGAGTGGCAGTGGAGGGGCTTCAGGAGGTTCTCTGAAGAAGGGTCGTGTATTTTGCAATGCCTGTGAGAAGACATTCTATGACAAAGGTACGCTGAAAATCCATTACAATGCAGTGCACCTGAAGATTAAGCACAAGTGTACCATTGAGGGCTGCAACATGGTGTTCAGCTCGTTGCGGAGTCGCAATCGCCATAGTGCCAACCCAAACCCACGGTTACACATGCCAATGAACCGGAACAATAGAGACAAAGACCTGCGTGGCAACTTGTCTCCTGATGAGGGCTCTCAAGGAGAGAAGAGGCCCGAATATGGAATCCCTATCCCTGTCTGCTCTGCAGAAAGCCATAAGTCAGTGCCCAGCTACATGGTTAGCCATGTAGACACTAGCTCTAAACTCCACAGCAATTCATTCCCTAGCATAGGCCAGAGTGGCATCCTCTTCCCcaatttaaaaacagtacagCCAGTTTTGCCTTTCTACCGCAGCCTGGTAACCCCTGCAGAGCTTGCAAACACCCCAGGAACACTACCCTCACTTCCTCTGTTGTCCTCCTCTGTACCCGTCAAACCCATCACAGCCCCTGAACCCTACATGACAGACCCTATTCCAAAGAAAAAGTCTCGGAAGTCAAGCATGCCAATAAAAATAGAGAAGGAGGTGGTAGAACAAGATGAGCAGATGGATAaggacagcagctctgaggatgAGGCTCCTTTACAGGGCAGGGACAAGGTTGAGTGTGATGGTAGCCAAGCAGAGGGCAATATGTGCATAAGACAAGCTGGGGAGAAGAAGGAAGTAAGAGGGTCTTACATTGgtgaagagaaggaaagggagggTGCTAAGTATCTGTTGGACCAAACTTTAGATAGAGAAATGACTGAGAGGGAGGACAAAGATGATGGGCCAAGGCAAGCAGAAACAGGGGTCATCACTTGTGCACCTCCCCACTTTGAAAACAGACTGATGGAGAATCACTGTGACAACAACTTACTCTGCCCGGAACCCAATGGcaatgaagagagggaggacagggaCCACGCAAACATGCTGCATGCAGCTGACAAGATTTCAGATGTCAGTTGGAATGAGGGTGAGCACAGGCTGACAAACGGAGGAGATCCCCAGCTCACAGACCATGAGAGAGGTGGATCAGACGGCTGTGCAGATGACTATGGTGACTCGTTTTCATCTCATCTCGACCCCAATGGTGACCTGCCACACCACTGTGAGATCTGCAGTAAGACCTTTAAGAACCCGCACAGCGTCAAGATGCACTACCAAAATGTCCACCTGAAGGagatgcacatgtgcacagtggATGGCTGCAATGCTGCCTTCCCCTCCCGCAGGAGCCGAGACAGGTGAGAGGCAGTTATATTGTGTTACTGTTGCAGCGCAGGTTATGAGGTTTGCTGACAGATATACGCCAGCATTTTAttattggaaaaaaaagccaagtTTCCCCAACtccatagatagatagatagatagatagatagatactttattcatccccaagggaaattcacaaaatATCCATATCCATAGGATAGAGGGTAATCAGCGATGAAAACAGAGCACTGAAAGCTCAAAAAGTACccaaaaaaagtacaaaacagcacaaaacacacacagagctgctggaaggGCTGCCACTCACGACAGCGCCGGAAAAAGAAGTTAAGAAAAGCATTGCTGTTTCCTCTTGGTTCCACTTAGCAGACACCCTGTATGTCAGTAATATAGCATGGTTTTCAACTACGTGCTACTGAAAGATGTGAATGTGCTGGCAATGAGGAGGAACTGAAATCAGCTGCTCTAGTTGGTTAGAATGGAAAGTGCTGAGCCTTAAGCTCAGATTCACTGCAGATGTCTGCATGCAGGCAAAAATTTATTAAGACTGTACTCACGGAGAATATGAGAAGTCTGCACATGTGAACACATCCGCATATTATTCTAAATGTAGTATAAATAGAATTATAAGCACAACTGCTGTCTGTATAGGTTTTGGAGTATAACTGTCCTGTTGCACAAATATACCCAATTACATTGAGAAATTGGAATTGAACTTCTGACTTGTTAATGTAGTCTTTTCTTTGCGCTTGCTCTGTAAACAATAACTAATGAGGAGAAAAGCATCATGCAGTTGAcataaatggagaaaaatgctgGCTGAAACATCATTAGAATGTCTAAAAGCTATGTGGGGTATAATGCATTTAACTGAATTTTAATGCagattttattgattattttattattttattattttatctaCAGACACAGTGCAAATTTGAACCTGCACCACAAGCTGCTGACCAAAGACTCATTCAGCCCAGCCAACAGTATGTACTCGCCCTCATCCCACTGTAGAGACAGAGACTCTGTTGGCCTGGACTACTGCCAAGACCAGCGGGACAGAGATCTGCCTCATCGAGACCCAACCAGCCAGACCTCCGTCATCTTCCGAGGACACAATCGTATGGGCCTTGTCTTCCCTATGAGCAAAATGTCTACAGCACCATACAATGCTGAGGCATCTCccggaggagagatggagggattaggaagaggaggagaaggtggtGGAAGTGGGGAGGATGGGGCAGTTCTGGACCTGAGTACCTCGTCCTCTGCTCCACCTCGTGGCAATGGCAGTGCTCAATCTTCCTGGGACTCAGATGGAGTTGGTAGTGAGGAAGGGGAAGGGATTGAAGAGGATGAGGTGCTCCCCATGGAGGACAGCGAAGAAAGCTGCGACGGGATCGTCGTGGGGAGGCCTGGGAGTGAGGAGCTGGCGCTTGTGGGAGACAGGACTCTGGGCTGCATTGGAGGAGGACAAGGCGGGCTtcagggaggtggggggggttCTCCGATAACCTGCCATGTCTGCCAAAAAGTCTACAGCAACAAGGGAACATTCAGAGCCCATTACAAGACTGTTCATCTGCGACTGCTTCACAAGTGTAAAGTACCTGGATGCAATACATCCTTCTCCTCTGTGCGAAGCAGAAACAGGCACAGCCAAAACCCAAACCTTCACAGGAACCTAGCTGTTAGCTCAGGTGCTGCAATGGATCAGGAGTAAGGATTTGAACTTGTGTGCCAACAtgactgattttctttgttccaattgtctttttgttgatgttatttttcatttttgggcACCTAAAGAAGGCTCACCAATTAGCACTTTTAAAATTCCATCCTGTTGTCATATTTTGGGTataagagacaaaaaaaaaaaaaaaaaaaaatacaatcatgAGTTAATTTGTTGTGGCAAACGCAAGGCAAAATTTCCAAAGTATTACATGCATCTGTCTGTATTTAAACATTGTGTAACAACCAACCAACAATCAAGACCTGTTAACAAATTCATCTTCAGCATTGGTCTCAATCTTTTGACGTGTTTGTATTGGTTTGCCTTACAGCCCAGTTTAGACCTTAAAAAATTAATTTATATGGACTGAACTTTTCCATTTGTTGTTCAAGTGAGAGTTGAGCTTTGAAACTGTATCATGTGAGTGATATTTCTTtctggtattttttttaatttttttttttttttggtcagatGTCCACATCTTCCCTGTGAGGCTGTGCATAATGTACTGATCAAAAGCAGTAGTGAAGTAAACTCTGTGTGTCATCTCATCCAACTGGACAATGGTCTTAAAAAAAGAGTCTGTTGAAAAGCATAGTGTTGTGAGCTTGATCAAAAAGTTACTGTTTTGGTGTTCTATGATCTGTCTTTACTGTTCTGGTTGTTGCATACTGCTAATGTTGACCAAAGATTTTTCAGTCCACAGGTGTGTACAGAAACTCCTTCATATAGTATGAGGGGTATGCAGTATTAAAAGGGCCCACAAAGTCTTCTTTCATCTACTTTGTGATTAACAGCAGTATTCAGAGGTGGGCTCTGTTGAAcacccccctcacccccaccccaaaCCCACCCACGCACCCAGAAAAACATACTTTTGACTGatagagttaaaaaaaagaaaatgaatttttttttgcaaatctgCTCACGGTATTAGACTTGATTAAGTCATTGCTCTTGTGTTGTTGGTGTGGTTGTATCCTGACTGActgagcagacagcaggaaaatATACTGTGTCTGGAGGCTAGGCGCACTTACTGTGAATGAGTCCAAcactgagaaataaaaaaaaaacaaacattttatatTAATGGCCCCACACATGAGCACAACCCAAACAAGAAGTGGTAAACAATATGTTTATTGAACTGTATATTCTGTGAATAGAGTAATTTGTTTttgaaagaaaccaaaaaaaaatatatactgtataaaaaAAGGTTAACTTCACCACTAACATtgctcagtcttttttttttttatgcaacaATGAATTAACAAGAGCATTGTGCTGTACATGTCTGATTATTTCACCATGGTTTACTGTTCTGGTTTTGCTctgtattgtgtgtatttttttttttaattctgtatTTAAATGCAATGGGCCAGATTAAAGATCCCATTTATCTGTTGCTTggaattgttaaaaaaaaaaaaaaaaagcacaaaaaccaACATATGATGATAGATGTTCATGTTTCCTTTGATTTCATGTTACAATATTCATTCCAATTAAATAAAAAGCCATATGTTTGCAAGCCTCATTCCATTCAATAttcaatataataataaaaaaaaactaagcagtaattatttttatcattgtgAATGAAATACAGAACTAGCAGAACTTCAGGACAAgtttgcatatatatatatatatatatatatatatatatatatatatatataatgtgttCACGTAAACACAAAGGATGCTAGAGGATTTACAAGAATTCTTGTTGCCGTGTTAATCTTTGCAGCAGTATTATCTGATCCAAGCTGACTCCCTCAAGGCCTTGTAACACTCAGTGTTAGGCAGAGCAACACTGATGAGTCTAACGGAGACATAAAGCAGTCGGCTGCTGTGAGGATAACAGGCAGGCTTTACTGCAGAAGTTATCCCTCTTAACAAGTAACTTATAATAGAGGTGAGTTTgctcaaataaaataataataacaataatcacgTATTTTGTCACTTGTGCAGTATTGAGCCGTCAGATAATTCAGATTTTGTTTGTCAAGATATTTGTCTCTAAGATTTCTAGAATGGAGGACAATAGAATATCATTGATGTTTCTTGCaatactgaaaaactgaaaaattcaACATCTTTTTCTGGAAACAGTGTCTAGATAACCGACAAGTCTCACTTGAGTTGACTTGTCATTGGAATGATTTTCTACTGCAGAAATAGTCCCTATGAAAACTGGTTACAGCTTggaataaatatgaaaatatgctTTTTCGGGAAATTGATCAAAACATCCCTTTAAAGTGAatcagaaaggaaaaggaaatatTTCACCAGATTCAAGAAAAATAGGGATTTAGAACTTAATAAGAGACTAAATGGCTCATTAAGTGGAACTAGTTTTCAGAGGTTATATTGCCATCAGGCCTCTTTGACAGGCTGTGGAGGGATGTGGTCCATAGAATGACCGTATTCAGGTCAACCTCGACTTGACTCCCTCACTGATACACTACCCAGACTagtaaagcaaacaaaacagacacaaatacagctagagacatgtacacacacaggtgcagcAACACCATGTCTACATGCTCACTCTCCAtagtggagaaaaaaacaccCAGGCAACTGACATTTTGTTGGAAACTGATTAATAGTGATTTGattatatttagatttttgtgaTCCTTTCTTTCAGCATGATAAAATGGAAGAGATGGTAGTCATATTCAACAGCGATTAAAATTTGCATTGCTGTAAAATGGCATACACTACACTGCTGAAAAAAGCTCTCAAAGTCATTGAAGAGGTGAATTAATCACTGTAATACTGCTATGCACAGTTAAAGGTCATGGATGGAAATGGACCAGGGACAGTGGAAGTATCGTTGGGCCCACATTGTAAAAGCGAGGAGGACAAATCTGTTATGCAACATGCCAAAGTATTGCTCTATTACAGAGGGCTGAAAGCCTTGCATAACTCAACAATTCAACCCACCcatcacatttactgtacattagTGAGCCTACAGAGCTGTTCCTCATCACTTAGGAGCTGAAAATCCAGTTCTGACAAGTGGCCCCCATCCTTTTTCTCTGGCACAACGCAGAAATCTAGTACCACTCAAAGAGGGCACAATGGGTTATTTCAGTCCCTCCTGTGTGCTGCATGTAGGCGACAATATTCAGCAGAGAACCTGGTTGATCTGTAGAGGTGGAGCACTTGCTCAGCTTCCTCCACAGAGCTGTATCTGTATCTGGAACAACTTGCATCGTTAGGGCTATTTTTATGAAGCAGTGGACCGCTTTCAGATATATCAGTGGTAAATATGGAACAGACTGAGGACAGTAAGGAGCCTCTCATCCAACAGTTAGCTGAAatacagctgcagcatttaGGACAGCTTGATATtgaacactgacaggaaaacatgttaaacaaTACACCTAATTGCTCATCTTCAGGAAAATCCACATTTGTAAATTCTCTTTTTTAGAGCATAAGAGGATGCTAAACATGGCCTAGCATACTACAAAATAAATCTTTTTAACAATTATACACTGCATACTACTATGAAACACAGTATGCAGGACTGCAAAAAACACCCTGTGATGAAAGTCATGTCACATTTATATCATATCTACAATTTTCAATTTCTATGAATGCACCACTGTTAGGTTGCCAGAGAAACGTGCAGTGAATCCACACAGTTGTGGCATTGAAGAAGATGCACTTTTTGCACATGGTTTCTTGTGCTGGTTGTCTGCCATTTTTATCAGCTGAAAATTCGACACAGAGCACACGGACTGCTGTAGTCCAGCAGTTtcgtatgtatgtgtgcatgaatgttcGATTGCACACAGTAATAGTGATACGAGATAAGTTTCTTgtttcgcttttttttttttttttactttgggAAACATACGGTAGCCTACTAACAGGTAAATCCTCTCGATAGCAGGGTTAGTAACTTAAACAATGTTAGCTGTTCGAAATCTAACAAACCAAGGGTACGTTCAGACAGAGATTTCTTCTGTCGCATGCAAAATACAGGGAGATGCCTCATGTTACACCATCTTAGGCTCATAATGTGTTATGTCCTTTTGGTGTGCTATTGGTCTTATCCTAAAAAAAAGGAGCTCTTTTTTTAGTGGTGGCTTGCGAACTAATGGTATTGTAAAACTAAGGGCACATTCACACTTATGTTCTAACTTACAGTAAAAAAGCGCTGCCTTCAGCACCTTTTAAATACCATACTATGGGGAAAGGAAAAAGTAGCCACCTTAATACACTGCCTTTTTCAGTTGAATTTGATTTAACTTTTCGGAAAAGGGCTGTGTCACCTTTCTGTCAGCTAACCAATCACGACATGGAATTTTTAGTTAGAAGCATGGAAGCAGCTTAGACGGCAACTTGTTGTGGGCAGACACTTGTTGTGTGACAACGTTAGTCAGCTTGCTATCCAACAAAGTTAGCCAGGTGGCTAAAAACAAAGTTGACATCTAGCTAAAAAGCTAACAGTAGTGCTCCCCGCAGCTCCCTGTTATTGTGAAGTTGTGTATTGTTATTGCGTCATATGCACGTCACCTTTGCTCTTCCTCTACAAAGACCCATATAAATGCAGAAGTTGCATTTTATTTGCCATAACTTAAGCAAAGATCACCAGTAGAAAGCTGCCTGGGTCCAGACCTTTGTATTCAGACACTCCACAGAGTTGAGGATGGAAGTGAAGTAAGCAAAGCTGGACAATAGGTTCGACCTTATAATTTTATGGTTATAGTAAAGGCTGAGAAGTGCTCAGAGGAGGCTAAGGGCAGtacttttttcttaaaaaacaaaacaaaaatgatgactATGGTTAAGTGGTTGGTTGGTTATGGTTACTCCTTGGGAAAATATGGCAATTTAGCCACTAAACAtttcactatgttcaccagctagtgaTGAGCTGGTTGCAAACGAGTCAGCTTGATGAACCTGCTTCTATAATAGGATGATGGGTAGCTCGATTCTGGGAGccattcccttttttttcttttttggtaaATTAATACAAGACAGATTAACAGCAAGATCATTTTGCCACACTGCTCACCAGCCAGGCACACTCGATTCACTGagcattgtgtgtgcatgtgtgtgctttacaATTACATGTAATGACACAGTTCATAGCATCAGGATAAAAGCAGGCAGTAGGGGCTGAAGGTCACAACTGGCTATAGTATGTATtactatttttctgttttactatTCATTGTGAAAAGTTTGCTTGTGTGGAATGTTTTCCAGATAATTGTTTATCTATCTGATTTGCACTAAAAAcaaatttcattatttattcattcattcatcttctttacccgcgcatcccatttcggggttgcggggggctggagcctatcccagctagcaatgggcgagaggcggggtacaccctgaaccggtcgccagccgatcacagggctacatacacacacacacacagacaactcacacactcacactcacacctacggacaatttagagaccaattaacctaacaagcatgtttttggtctgtgggaggaagccggagtgcccggagagaacccacacatgcacgggaagaacatgcaaacttcacacagaaaggccctgcccgaccccgggttcgaaccagcaaccttcttgctgtgaggcacgtgcactacctgctgcgccaccgtgccgccttcattatttatttatttactaatTTTTTTATTGTGCTAATGAAAAGTTTTCTAATATTAAGAGTTGCATGAATTGCATTTAAGACAATGCAACTTTATTTACGTGACACATTTCACaaagagagcaaataaaaaatTGTAAATTCACCGACAAAGCAGAGGGATATGGTGTCACCTTGTGTCTGGCAATACAAGTGCTGCTGCTAAATCTAGTCCAgatgtttggtgctgagcaggtagtgtacagcaGGTTTATCTGAGCTTACTCATTGAAAACagccacctgctgctgcctgaaACATGCTTGattgagagcagtgagactcaACCAAACACCGAATTTGCAGGTTGCAGGTTGCAAAAGAGGTAAGAGGATCTACACAGCTGAATGagaaatgtttgtggttttgtctgTATAAGTAACACCTTTCACATTTGACAGAGTCGCCTGATCCATTATTAAAGATTTTAACACTGTTAACATGTCTGGGATGATTTTCATACATTACAAGACTCACCAGGAGTGACATAAGCAGTCTATGCCATGGCTGAGCATTTGCCCTTTGGAACTGCAGTGCAACAATAAGAACATGGATTCAGACAGACATCATATCCATGTCCATATCCAGGGATCCAATCCCATCAACTTGCAGGGAGCGAATTTCAATATCATGATAACGTAGTCACGCTATCTCCTACCATTATGTTTCTAATGTTATAGAGagcaatacaaaaaaataattaccATTCTGATAGGTAAACTTTTACGTGACCTTGTAAAAttcgctcttcttcttctttggaatTGGGTTCCATTTCAAACACGTACAGCTGAATTACTCTTGTATTTCCTTTC of Chaetodon auriga isolate fChaAug3 chromosome 1, fChaAug3.hap1, whole genome shotgun sequence contains these proteins:
- the bnc1 gene encoding zinc finger protein basonuclin-1 isoform X1, with translation MTMAEAICCTLVNCNCDSFKPGKLKRRQCENCKHGWVAHALSKLKVHHMYQSSQVEIVHSNVVFDICSLMLYGTQAIPIRLKILLDRLFSVLKQEEVIQILNALDWTLQDYIRGYVLQDVAGKVLDRWAIMTFEEEIATLQQFLRFGETKSIVELMALQDKEGQAVLVPSTRTNSDIRTFIERNTPRTAANLSTSKVDKLSGNSMHHFENFINSMAFMLPFQLLGSVPAPFLGSPTGALQQQHQQHQQPCHGSVEQQSQRRDDQGQDSLGRDNPISISHPPDSSLLGSSSVLFTADLDRSGDKPMDCLSTTTKIEAEEFSTSDNYSDGPSTPCTPSMSSDVTQMSPESKLRSLDRNGSGSGGASGGSLKKGRVFCNACEKTFYDKGTLKIHYNAVHLKIKHKCTIEGCNMVFSSLRSRNRHSANPNPRLHMPMNRNNRDKDLRGNLSPDEGSQGEKRPEYGIPIPVCSAESHKSVPSYMVSHVDTSSKLHSNSFPSIGQSGILFPNLKTVQPVLPFYRSLVTPAELANTPGTLPSLPLLSSSVPVKPITAPEPYMTDPIPKKKSRKSSMPIKIEKEVVEQDEQMDKDSSSEDEAPLQGRDKVECDGSQAEGNMCIRQAGEKKEVRGSYIGEEKEREGAKYLLDQTLDREMTEREDKDDGPRQAETGVITCAPPHFENRLMENHCDNNLLCPEPNGNEEREDRDHANMLHAADKISDVSWNEGEHRLTNGGDPQLTDHERGGSDGCADDYGDSFSSHLDPNGDLPHHCEICSKTFKNPHSVKMHYQNVHLKEMHMCTVDGCNAAFPSRRSRDRHSANLNLHHKLLTKDSFSPANSMYSPSSHCRDRDSVGLDYCQDQRDRDLPHRDPTSQTSVIFRGHNRMGLVFPMSKMSTAPYNAEASPGGEMEGLGRGGEGGGSGEDGAVLDLSTSSSAPPRGNGSAQSSWDSDGVGSEEGEGIEEDEVLPMEDSEESCDGIVVGRPGSEELALVGDRTLGCIGGGQGGLQGGGGGSPITCHVCQKVYSNKGTFRAHYKTVHLRLLHKCKVPGCNTSFSSVRSRNRHSQNPNLHRNLAVSSGAAMDQE
- the bnc1 gene encoding zinc finger protein basonuclin-1 isoform X2 — protein: MQEEVIQILNALDWTLQDYIRGYVLQDVAGKVLDRWAIMTFEEEIATLQQFLRFGETKSIVELMALQDKEGQAVLVPSTRTNSDIRTFIERNTPRTAANLSTSKVDKLSGNSMHHFENFINSMAFMLPFQLLGSVPAPFLGSPTGALQQQHQQHQQPCHGSVEQQSQRRDDQGQDSLGRDNPISISHPPDSSLLGSSSVLFTADLDRSGDKPMDCLSTTTKIEAEEFSTSDNYSDGPSTPCTPSMSSDVTQMSPESKLRSLDRNGSGSGGASGGSLKKGRVFCNACEKTFYDKGTLKIHYNAVHLKIKHKCTIEGCNMVFSSLRSRNRHSANPNPRLHMPMNRNNRDKDLRGNLSPDEGSQGEKRPEYGIPIPVCSAESHKSVPSYMVSHVDTSSKLHSNSFPSIGQSGILFPNLKTVQPVLPFYRSLVTPAELANTPGTLPSLPLLSSSVPVKPITAPEPYMTDPIPKKKSRKSSMPIKIEKEVVEQDEQMDKDSSSEDEAPLQGRDKVECDGSQAEGNMCIRQAGEKKEVRGSYIGEEKEREGAKYLLDQTLDREMTEREDKDDGPRQAETGVITCAPPHFENRLMENHCDNNLLCPEPNGNEEREDRDHANMLHAADKISDVSWNEGEHRLTNGGDPQLTDHERGGSDGCADDYGDSFSSHLDPNGDLPHHCEICSKTFKNPHSVKMHYQNVHLKEMHMCTVDGCNAAFPSRRSRDRHSANLNLHHKLLTKDSFSPANSMYSPSSHCRDRDSVGLDYCQDQRDRDLPHRDPTSQTSVIFRGHNRMGLVFPMSKMSTAPYNAEASPGGEMEGLGRGGEGGGSGEDGAVLDLSTSSSAPPRGNGSAQSSWDSDGVGSEEGEGIEEDEVLPMEDSEESCDGIVVGRPGSEELALVGDRTLGCIGGGQGGLQGGGGGSPITCHVCQKVYSNKGTFRAHYKTVHLRLLHKCKVPGCNTSFSSVRSRNRHSQNPNLHRNLAVSSGAAMDQE